GCTGATGAGTTTCATGATGTCCAATGTGAGaaagaaaggagaaaaaaGCATTAGAAAATGCCATCTTACTTTGTGCCTTTCAGTTATTAATGGAGCTGCCAGGTCCCAATGAAGCGGATTGTTTTATAGGGTACGAAAACCTTTTTTCTTGATCCAAATGCCAGCAATGTTGGCCACATAATGTTTGCTGCCAGCTCTCGTCCTCGTACTGCCCTACAGGTATACGTATTAATACACTGTGGCAATGTCCAAAAGAAAGCTAGccttgaaaaaaaaaagaaaaataacagACTATTAATCGATAGGAACACGGCATGCAACTCTGATTCAAGAGAATGACATTCGTCTATGAAACACAGAAGGCACTGAAGAAAATGTCAATAAGCGACAATTCATGCTGTAAATTTGCAACCATAATCGGTGTGCCAGCGAGTCCCTGCAACGCCTGGAAAATAATTATCAAGACCGAGCGGTGCCGCCAAGTGGCAGATGCAAAGTGAATGACAAAGCTGGTGCGCACACCAAGAATTGGAAGCGGTCCTCGAGGAACTCTTCCCCGAGGCAGAAGAAATGTATTCGGCGGTGAAGCCCTTGTCAAAATATCTGCAATTCAAGTCGATCCGCATCTACGATGCCGTCTTCACAATCCACTCCAAGTGCACGGTTGTCATCCTAATAACCTGCTCCTTGCTGCTGTCCGCGCGTCAGTACTTCGGGGATCCCATACAATGCCTCAGCGAGGAGAGAAACATTGAGTACGTGCAGTCCTACTGCTGGACCATGGGCACCTACATCCTCAAGCTGGACAATGCATCAAGCGGCACACAAGCACCCAAGCAATCGCCGGCTCCCAGCAATTCGTACGCCAAGTGGCGGGCCAAGCATCCCAGATCCCGCACGGACCTGCGCCCCTTGGGGGACGACGACGAGGCCTATGCCAGGGCCGCTTTCATAGCCGAGGGTGTGGGCCCCGAGTGGAGTGGCGTGTCGGAGCGCGAGTACCTCCGCTACTACCAGTGGGTCATCATTCTGCTGCTCTTCCAGTCGCTCATCTTCTACTTTCCCTCGTGCCTGTGGAAGGTGTGGGAGGGCCAGCGGCTGAAGCAGCTCTGCTCGCAGGTGGGCGGTGCCCTGCTCTCCGATGAGACCTACAACACCAGGCGCCGGCTATTGGTCAAGTACTTCAGCACCGACCACGAGGATCTGCACTTCTGCTACATGGCCAAGTATGTCTTCTGCGAGGTCCTCAACTGTCTGATCAGTGTGAGTAGTGATCTTTTGGCTGCACCGGGCaacctgcaacctgcaacacattcaacaacaaccaccTCCCAACCTGCAACAGGTCGTGAACATCATTTTTCTGGATGTTTTTCTCAATGGCTTTTGGGCAAAGTATCTGAAGGCCATGGCCACCCTTCCCTTTTACGATTGGGATCACTGGAATCGAGTTTCCTCGACAGTTTTCCCAAAAATCTCCAAATGCGAGGTGCTCAAGTATGGGCCCAGTGGGACGGTCAAAGTCATGGACAATCTGTGCATCCTGCCCCTCAACATACTGAACGAGAAGATCTTCGTATTCCTCTGGTGCTGGTTCCTCCTGATAGCCATCATATCCGGCGTGAATATCCTCTTCCGGCTGGCCATGTTGTCCATCAAGAGTCTGCGCGAGAAGATGATCCGCAGCCAGCTGTCCTTCATGACCAAACGACATGTGCAGCGGGCCCTGCGCGACCTCACCATCGGGGATTGGTTTCTCCTGATGAAGGTCAGTGTGAACGTGAATCCAGTTCTCTTCGGCGATCTCATGCAGGAGCTGTGCGAGCTGCGCACCTCCTCCTCGCTCAGCATCCTGCAGGAGGCATAATATAATGCCTTCTCTAGGCAGCGTCCTACCTAATTGTAATTTTCTATTTGTGGATACACATACTCAGACGTATATTTATGTACCGTTTCTAAACCACgtattaatttaatatatttaatatattttctcGAAGATACTCGATGTTGTTTAATGCACAATTATAGACGCCAAACACTAGACAAAAGATATGGTATGGAAATGGTAAGCAGTCCTTGGTGAAGCTTAGTCCAACTTCGATGCCTTCAAGCCGGGGACCTCACAGGTGGCACGGTAGATGTACAGTCCCAGTGCCATGTGTAGGGACACCACGGCGCCGACCGACGAGAAAATGTCAACCTTCAGCTTGCTCATCTCGAAGAAGCCATCCAGAACGACGACCCTCAACAGAAAGAATGTGACCACAGGCAGGCACACGGTCAGCATGCAGTAGAAGAGCACTGTTTTGAAAGAACTATAGTCCTGGGAGTCCTTGGACTGCTGGCTGGCCTGTTTCGAGGGGGCCGCAGGGCACCCAATGCCCCCAATGCCGGCGCTGcttttcttatttttgttCGTCATTTTTCGAAATATTCTCAACTTGATTCGATTGAAAATTCTGATATTTGTgactatatttattttacttttgcctgtcatacattttttgtgaGTGCCGAACTCTACGATCAGCTCTGGCATATAATATTCATAGAAGGGCCTAAAGAGTTGAAAATCCTATCTAAAACTCAGAAAAATGTTACAGAAATAAACAAAGATTCATCACCGATtcccatatatgtacatatgtgcatacatacgagtatgtaaatGATCGTTTGATTTATGTACCTTTCACACAAGTCAACCTGTTATACCATCTATACCTTCTGCTTCAGCGTCTTTGGAGCGTTTCTCTGGCGTGTTATGCACTTCCAAAAGGGTAATATGATTTTCAGAAGATACAAAGAAGGAGGCAGAAACAATATTGTTCCTAGGAGTGTACAAATATTGTATAGTTTGGAAGGAAATTGGATGATAGTTCAGAACTATATAATGGATTCCAACTGTATCCAAATAGGAtttatgtacatgtatgtatgtaataccACCCCATAGATATGATATGATCGATCTGAAAGGGTATATACGAGTTTCGTTAGCCGA
The sequence above is a segment of the Drosophila pseudoobscura strain MV-25-SWS-2005 chromosome X, UCI_Dpse_MV25, whole genome shotgun sequence genome. Coding sequences within it:
- the Inx5 gene encoding innexin inx5 — encoded protein: MYSAVKPLSKYLQFKSIRIYDAVFTIHSKCTVVILITCSLLLSARQYFGDPIQCLSEERNIEYVQSYCWTMGTYILKLDNASSGTQAPKQSPAPSNSYAKWRAKHPRSRTDLRPLGDDDEAYARAAFIAEGVGPEWSGVSEREYLRYYQWVIILLLFQSLIFYFPSCLWKVWEGQRLKQLCSQVGGALLSDETYNTRRRLLVKYFSTDHEDLHFCYMAKYVFCEVLNCLISVVNIIFLDVFLNGFWAKYLKAMATLPFYDWDHWNRVSSTVFPKISKCEVLKYGPSGTVKVMDNLCILPLNILNEKIFVFLWCWFLLIAIISGVNILFRLAMLSIKSLREKMIRSQLSFMTKRHVQRALRDLTIGDWFLLMKVSVNVNPVLFGDLMQELCELRTSSSLSILQEA
- the LOC6901743 gene encoding vacuolar ATPase assembly integral membrane protein VMA21 homolog, whose translation is MTGKSKINIVTNIRIFNRIKLRIFRKMTNKNKKSSAGIGGIGCPAAPSKQASQQSKDSQDYSSFKTVLFYCMLTVCLPVVTFFLLRVVVLDGFFEMSKLKVDIFSSVGAVVSLHMALGLYIYRATCEVPGLKASKLD